The genomic region TGATTGGAATGATAAAACGATTCAAAATAGTTTCTGACAAGTACCGTAATCGAAGAAAGAGGTTTGGATTACGTTTTAATCTCATTGCGGGAATATGTAATTTTG from Candidatus Babeliales bacterium harbors:
- a CDS encoding IS5/IS1182 family transposase, with translation IGMIKRFKIVSDKYRNRRKRFGLRFNLIAGICNFELTK